Proteins encoded in a region of the Candidatus Obscuribacter sp. genome:
- a CDS encoding thymidine phosphorylase translates to MIDLILGKRQGHEHTKEQITFLVNGIMDGSIPDYQLSSWLMAVCWQGMSLDETALLTDAMCHSGQVLDLTALGKVVGDKHSTGGVGDKTTLVFVPMLACAGIPMAKLSGRGLGHTGGTIDKLEAIPGFNVDLKTEDFVKQVTKIGMAIGGQTAELAPVDGKIYALRDVTGTVESIPLIAASVMSKKLAAGANLIILDVKCGRGAFMETEAKAIELAKTMSAVGRILKRPVLAVVTDMEQPLGRAVGHTLEVIEAIETLKGNGPDDLHELCIELGALALIEAGKAKTKEEAVKTLEDLLKSGKALAAFGELIEAQGGDKRVLTDYSLMPQAKHKKDFVIPGTGKKWLKHIDGRKIAEAAKVMGAGRTKKGDPINLAVGIVLKAKCGDMLNGGDAICEVHFDTEKDYDAACLKLAQAFTYSDSEVAKPKLIKASIAE, encoded by the coding sequence ATGATTGACCTCATTTTAGGCAAAAGACAGGGTCATGAGCACACAAAAGAGCAAATTACTTTTTTGGTAAATGGCATCATGGACGGATCCATACCAGACTACCAGCTTTCGAGCTGGCTGATGGCAGTCTGCTGGCAGGGTATGAGCCTGGACGAAACAGCACTTTTAACTGACGCCATGTGTCATTCGGGTCAAGTGCTCGACTTAACCGCACTGGGTAAAGTAGTGGGCGACAAGCACTCCACAGGCGGCGTGGGCGACAAAACCACACTGGTCTTTGTGCCGATGCTAGCTTGTGCTGGTATACCCATGGCCAAACTCTCTGGTCGCGGACTGGGTCATACAGGCGGCACCATCGACAAATTAGAAGCCATTCCCGGCTTTAATGTTGACCTTAAAACAGAAGACTTTGTCAAACAAGTAACAAAAATCGGCATGGCTATTGGCGGTCAGACAGCTGAGCTGGCTCCTGTCGATGGCAAAATTTATGCCCTGAGAGATGTCACCGGCACAGTCGAATCCATCCCCCTCATTGCTGCCTCTGTCATGTCCAAAAAATTGGCAGCTGGAGCCAATCTAATCATCCTCGATGTCAAATGCGGTCGTGGTGCTTTTATGGAGACCGAAGCTAAAGCCATCGAACTAGCCAAGACAATGTCTGCAGTAGGTCGCATCTTGAAGCGTCCAGTGCTAGCTGTAGTCACCGACATGGAGCAGCCGCTGGGACGAGCTGTGGGACACACGCTGGAAGTAATCGAAGCGATAGAAACACTTAAAGGCAATGGTCCAGACGATCTCCACGAACTCTGCATCGAGCTTGGTGCTCTCGCCCTTATCGAAGCCGGCAAAGCCAAAACAAAAGAAGAAGCAGTAAAAACTCTCGAGGACTTGCTCAAAAGCGGTAAGGCTCTCGCTGCTTTTGGTGAGCTAATCGAGGCTCAGGGCGGCGATAAACGTGTACTCACCGATTACAGTTTGATGCCCCAGGCTAAGCACAAAAAAGATTTTGTCATACCAGGAACAGGCAAAAAATGGCTCAAGCATATCGATGGTCGCAAAATCGCTGAGGCAGCCAAAGTCATGGGAGCCGGTCGCACAAAAAAAGGTGACCCTATCAATCTAGCCGTAGGTATTGTCCTCAAAGCAAAATGCGGCGACATGCTAAATGGTGGCGATGCCATTTGCGAAGTGCATTTTGATACCGAAAAAGACTATGATGCCGCCTGCCTCAAACTGGCCCAGGCCTTTACTTATAGTGATAGCGAAGTAGCTAAGCCAAAACTGATAAAAGCCAGCATCGCCGAATAA
- a CDS encoding menaquinone biosynthesis protein, with product MFGQIDFVNCLPITLPLKAHLPELMTLAMGTPGELNQRYKQGDLDIGAMSAHYLLSAADFDLIDTLSISSLGAVGSVFFFSRLPLAQLDGKTVGLPRSSATSISLLKVLLTEEFDVSPNYQTSDDPNPFDGAYDACLMIGDAALAFDQRLNVSGSELIRVDMGEWWTRRYQLPMVFGVWGARKSYIDNNNKDFEVIRELLGATWQEGLTALYQEVIAEGLRRTGLSFETMDDYFQRQLDFSFGDEHKKGLNLFETLCKRHGLL from the coding sequence GTGTTCGGACAGATTGATTTTGTCAATTGTCTGCCGATTACCTTGCCGCTCAAGGCTCATTTGCCAGAGCTGATGACGCTCGCCATGGGGACACCTGGTGAGCTCAATCAACGCTATAAACAGGGTGACCTGGATATTGGCGCGATGAGTGCTCATTATCTACTGTCTGCCGCCGATTTTGATTTAATTGACACACTTTCTATTAGTTCACTTGGTGCTGTTGGCAGTGTATTTTTCTTTTCTCGTCTGCCTTTAGCTCAGTTAGATGGCAAGACTGTTGGTTTACCGCGCTCCTCGGCGACATCGATTAGTTTGCTCAAAGTTTTGCTGACTGAAGAATTTGATGTCAGCCCCAATTATCAAACGTCCGATGATCCTAATCCTTTTGACGGCGCTTATGATGCTTGTTTGATGATAGGCGACGCTGCTCTGGCTTTTGATCAAAGGCTCAATGTGAGTGGCAGTGAGCTTATCCGGGTGGATATGGGCGAGTGGTGGACAAGACGTTATCAGCTGCCCATGGTCTTTGGCGTCTGGGGAGCGCGCAAAAGCTATATCGACAACAACAACAAGGATTTTGAGGTGATTAGAGAGCTTTTGGGGGCGACCTGGCAAGAGGGTCTAACTGCTCTTTATCAAGAAGTCATTGCAGAAGGCCTGAGACGTACCGGACTTAGCTTCGAGACTATGGACGATTACTTTCAAAGACAACTCGATTTTAGTTTTGGCGATGAGCACAAAAAAGGGCTCAATCTCTTTGAAACTCTTTGTAAGCGTCACGGGCTTTTGTAA
- the msrB gene encoding peptide-methionine (R)-S-oxide reductase MsrB produces the protein MKKTDDEWRQKLTPEEFYITRQKGTERAFTGKYWNTHDKGVYNCKCCGVELFSSEHKFDSGCGWPSFYAPLVEQNVAEHDDNTLGMHRVEVTCQNCGAHLGHVFNDGPKPTNLRYCINSASIDLTEQDK, from the coding sequence GTGAAAAAAACCGATGACGAGTGGCGCCAAAAATTGACGCCCGAGGAGTTTTACATCACTCGCCAGAAAGGCACTGAACGAGCATTTACAGGTAAATACTGGAACACTCATGACAAGGGTGTCTATAACTGCAAATGCTGCGGCGTTGAGCTTTTTAGCAGCGAACATAAGTTTGACTCAGGCTGCGGTTGGCCTAGTTTTTATGCGCCACTTGTGGAGCAAAATGTGGCTGAGCATGATGACAACACTCTTGGTATGCACAGAGTTGAGGTCACCTGTCAAAACTGTGGCGCCCATTTAGGCCATGTCTTTAATGATGGACCCAAGCCCACTAATTTGCGCTATTGCATCAACAGTGCTTCGATAGATCTGACTGAGCAAGACAAATAA
- a CDS encoding 2-oxo acid dehydrogenase subunit E2: protein MEEEDKALSFTMGKLPRPRLNVLDIIHVYSKDAVPTYLFCDVDMGWAEEVRQKLKSYGQKVTITAFLLKAIGIAQRAHPESRTALLPWGRTVTFNNIVAGFTVERVIGKHPAVFFGAIANPDTKTVEEIANELRNYAEAKIETVPRLDEQHKFNKTPGWFRQFVLWAGMHFPKVRLKFMPATFGLSSLGKFGMTGLIPPCVTTSTIGVGEVEERAVVRDGRIEIRPMVTIILNFDHRLMDGAPAARFMSDVKKLLEGGMENYIQMANCASGEEMSLEKRPALLN, encoded by the coding sequence ATGGAAGAAGAAGATAAGGCTTTAAGCTTCACAATGGGCAAGCTGCCCCGACCACGCTTGAACGTACTGGATATCATCCACGTCTATAGCAAGGACGCTGTGCCAACCTATCTCTTTTGTGATGTAGATATGGGTTGGGCCGAAGAAGTTAGACAAAAGCTCAAGTCTTATGGTCAGAAGGTGACTATTACAGCCTTTTTGCTCAAGGCCATTGGTATTGCTCAAAGAGCTCATCCTGAGAGCCGGACAGCACTTTTGCCCTGGGGACGTACCGTAACTTTTAACAATATAGTTGCTGGTTTTACTGTGGAGCGCGTCATTGGTAAGCATCCAGCAGTATTTTTTGGCGCCATCGCCAATCCAGACACCAAAACAGTAGAAGAAATCGCCAACGAACTGCGCAACTATGCAGAAGCTAAAATTGAGACAGTGCCTCGTTTAGATGAGCAGCACAAGTTTAATAAGACACCGGGTTGGTTCAGACAGTTCGTTTTGTGGGCTGGTATGCACTTCCCCAAAGTACGTCTTAAGTTTATGCCTGCTACTTTTGGTCTGTCTTCACTGGGCAAATTCGGTATGACAGGTCTAATTCCACCCTGTGTCACCACCTCGACAATTGGTGTGGGCGAAGTGGAAGAGAGAGCTGTTGTGCGTGATGGCCGCATCGAGATTCGTCCGATGGTAACTATCATCCTCAACTTTGATCATCGCCTCATGGACGGTGCTCCTGCTGCGCGCTTTATGTCTGATGTCAAAAAGCTCTTAGAAGGCGGCATGGAAAACTATATCCAAATGGCTAACTGTGCCAGTGGAGAAGAGATGTCGCTGGAAAAGCGCCCAGCTTTACTTAATTAG
- a CDS encoding lipoate--protein ligase family protein: protein MTDFPTRTHTFRLLPYEEFDPVTNMAIDEAILNLHLAGKCPPTLRFYGWEPASVSFGYSQKVRPETVSRVKEMGLSVVRRPTGGRAVLHEGELTYSFVASSEATNLAQDLPVSGGGGGTSVHLAPTINAAYKQICQALLIGLKRLEVEAELGRSDSPYQNQTDCFEATTQADLHYQGKKLVGSAQLRRKSAVLQHGSIIIDQGQNRMAEILGLPQKSPDLARHACLADLIDVDRVTLEEAIGYGFTQIFDCVFTVYPLTFEEWEVVDSLKSDPARYTV from the coding sequence ATGACTGACTTTCCCACTCGCACCCATACATTTAGACTTTTGCCCTATGAGGAGTTTGACCCGGTCACTAATATGGCCATCGACGAGGCTATCCTCAATTTGCACCTGGCGGGCAAATGTCCACCCACTCTGCGCTTTTATGGTTGGGAGCCAGCCAGTGTCTCATTTGGTTACTCACAAAAGGTAAGACCAGAGACTGTCAGTCGAGTAAAAGAGATGGGACTATCGGTGGTGCGCAGACCCACCGGTGGCAGGGCCGTACTACACGAAGGCGAGCTAACTTACAGCTTTGTGGCCAGCAGTGAAGCAACTAATCTGGCTCAAGATCTGCCGGTCAGTGGCGGTGGTGGTGGCACGTCAGTACATCTAGCGCCAACTATTAACGCTGCCTACAAGCAAATCTGTCAGGCTCTTTTGATTGGACTCAAAAGACTAGAAGTAGAAGCCGAGCTTGGCCGCTCCGATAGCCCCTATCAAAATCAGACCGATTGTTTTGAAGCCACCACTCAAGCAGATCTGCACTATCAGGGCAAAAAGCTTGTAGGCTCAGCGCAACTGAGACGTAAGTCGGCTGTACTGCAACACGGATCTATCATTATCGATCAGGGTCAAAATCGTATGGCTGAGATACTTGGTCTGCCACAAAAGTCTCCGGACTTAGCCCGACATGCTTGCCTGGCAGACTTAATCGATGTAGACCGCGTCACGCTGGAAGAAGCAATCGGCTATGGCTTTACCCAGATATTTGACTGTGTCTTTACTGTCTATCCGCTTACATTTGAAGAATGGGAAGTAGTGGATTCGCTCAAGTCGGACCCAGCAAGATATACGGTTTAG
- a CDS encoding response regulator, giving the protein MYRTILHVEQEGSVKALVSALLQARGHQVDSTESGKEALEMVGLIGYDLIIVGDELADIDGIGLIVKLRDALIDCPIVFVSRLWRDGAIYQQLKKDFKVSLVIHRPLKAGLLGAQIEGIFQDHRDFAVTHRARRRESQDIAV; this is encoded by the coding sequence ATGTACAGAACCATCCTCCATGTTGAACAGGAAGGCTCAGTCAAGGCACTCGTAAGTGCACTTTTGCAAGCTCGCGGGCATCAGGTAGATAGTACTGAGAGCGGCAAAGAAGCGCTCGAAATGGTAGGTTTGATTGGCTATGATTTGATCATAGTCGGTGACGAACTGGCCGATATCGACGGCATTGGCTTAATTGTCAAACTGCGGGACGCACTAATAGACTGTCCCATTGTCTTTGTCTCAAGACTGTGGCGCGACGGCGCTATCTATCAGCAACTCAAAAAAGACTTCAAAGTCAGCCTCGTGATCCACCGCCCTCTCAAGGCAGGACTTTTAGGCGCCCAGATAGAAGGGATTTTTCAAGATCATAGGGACTTTGCAGTCACACATAGAGCAAGAAGACGCGAGTCTCAAGACATTGCAGTCTAA
- a CDS encoding serine/threonine protein kinase has protein sequence MSTGFGHDLSMPDRDPRRDGPFVLRGRWQVVDYLGQGGMGTVYLARDLNLDNRKCVVKKLRDDFFREEDKEKAQQFFLREATVLSKLQHPNIVLVLDSFQENHDNYLVMEYVEGHNLHDMLKEREEPFSEEQVLTWSRQICDVLHYLHANDPPVIYRDLKPSNIMIDTKDRVKLVDFGIARLYQDDGDNTHVVSQGYSPPEQYWGGADPRSDVYALGATMYFLLTGEEPLALTVCSPRQSNEDISEGTDLIVQRATQQDVYLRYQSASDMKEELEYVASEEDVRKPGFRWLELSVGVLVTFLSVGAWFAYSKFVEMRNDNEIQLKTNQQERAILQRRLDEVKKREESLKKANEAKFEKMMREQSRGLSPVTQAPISSGGQSSDEFSGMLDELKNKPSATMTPNMSVPKNLPFAFGNFTRQKYAPVQRNAHPQPFSGFKYPNQQWGNVPPAGNEPMMDREENQITDQDALTPLEEDTQR, from the coding sequence ATGTCGACAGGATTTGGACACGATTTGAGTATGCCCGACAGAGACCCTCGTAGAGACGGGCCTTTTGTCCTGCGTGGTCGCTGGCAGGTGGTCGATTATCTCGGTCAGGGCGGCATGGGTACTGTTTATCTAGCCCGTGACCTTAACCTCGATAATCGCAAATGTGTCGTCAAAAAGCTGAGAGATGACTTCTTTAGAGAAGAAGACAAAGAAAAAGCACAGCAGTTCTTTTTGCGCGAAGCCACTGTTTTAAGCAAGCTACAACATCCCAATATCGTTCTGGTTCTGGATAGCTTCCAGGAAAACCATGATAACTACCTGGTCATGGAATATGTCGAAGGGCATAACTTGCATGACATGCTCAAAGAGCGCGAAGAACCTTTTTCGGAAGAGCAGGTCCTGACCTGGTCAAGACAGATATGCGATGTTTTGCATTATTTGCATGCTAACGATCCGCCTGTAATTTACCGCGACCTCAAGCCATCCAACATCATGATTGACACCAAAGACAGGGTCAAACTGGTGGATTTTGGTATTGCTCGTCTTTATCAAGACGACGGTGATAACACCCATGTGGTCTCGCAGGGATATTCACCTCCTGAGCAGTATTGGGGCGGCGCAGACCCTCGCTCAGACGTATATGCTCTGGGTGCCACTATGTATTTTCTTTTGACTGGTGAGGAGCCACTTGCTCTTACAGTCTGCTCGCCTCGTCAGTCCAACGAGGATATCTCAGAGGGCACTGACTTGATTGTGCAGCGCGCCACCCAGCAGGATGTCTATTTGCGCTATCAGTCCGCCAGCGACATGAAAGAAGAACTGGAGTACGTAGCCAGCGAAGAGGACGTCAGAAAGCCAGGATTTAGATGGTTGGAGCTATCTGTTGGAGTGCTTGTCACATTTTTGTCGGTGGGTGCCTGGTTTGCCTATAGCAAATTTGTCGAGATGCGCAACGACAACGAGATCCAGCTTAAGACCAATCAACAAGAGCGGGCTATTTTGCAGCGCCGCCTCGATGAAGTCAAAAAGCGCGAAGAAAGCCTGAAAAAAGCCAACGAAGCTAAATTTGAAAAAATGATGCGTGAACAGTCCCGGGGACTGAGCCCAGTCACACAGGCGCCAATCAGTAGCGGTGGACAGAGCTCTGATGAGTTTAGTGGCATGCTTGATGAGCTCAAAAACAAACCTAGCGCCACAATGACCCCCAATATGTCTGTGCCTAAAAACCTGCCTTTTGCCTTTGGCAATTTTACCCGTCAAAAATACGCTCCAGTGCAGCGCAATGCCCACCCTCAACCTTTTAGCGGCTTCAAATATCCAAACCAGCAGTGGGGCAATGTGCCGCCTGCTGGTAATGAACCAATGATGGACCGGGAAGAAAATCAAATCACTGATCAAGATGCGCTCACGCCACTTGAAGAAGATACTCAGCGCTAG
- a CDS encoding diguanylate cyclase codes for MQSHIEQEDASLKTLQSNYLKILPQRVKRLEETIALSRNNPDDLYCLIDSIACAHNLKATAASCGFGVLGESAGQLEKALSVIKEDSLMRHEAAWEEIDLMVELVSANAHALSGNPTAMVDKRAFTTLEVAQEESLMPPARGPAIPDDNFDTFDDSSAVRVMVVAKQGVSQSRVQTNATGIKVQVIAATDREDALARASKLTLDAVLIDIDVSTPAPSLNLARDLRSIAGYESLPVAFLSTSKQQQYIEDSTHAGASLMVAKSQADNSAGTSQIAADVLSEAIEYLVGARQGGRPRILIVDNDQDFVRLVSSVLGQEGMLVRVLPDTVNLLPVMQEFHPDLLLLDIHMPTVSGYDICRLVRSMPQYQDLPIIFLTALVGLETRLAAFESGGDDYLPKPVAKVELLTRVKVRLERSRMMKERSNCDVLSGLLIRRAFMEELANMAEESERNGLIFSLALIDVDHFKKINDTYGHLAGDRVLAGFGNLLKRRFRVEDVRGRWGGEEFIVGFRHIPRDTAKGALQRALEELNKMQFEGDRGEIFNISFSAGIVSFPDDCKDIDELLRMADERLYKAKDAGRNCIINS; via the coding sequence TTGCAGTCACACATAGAGCAAGAAGACGCGAGTCTCAAGACATTGCAGTCTAATTACTTAAAAATATTGCCACAACGAGTCAAGCGTCTAGAAGAAACAATTGCCCTGTCGCGCAATAATCCCGATGATCTTTATTGTCTGATTGACTCAATTGCCTGCGCCCACAACCTCAAGGCGACAGCTGCTAGTTGTGGCTTTGGCGTCCTTGGCGAATCAGCAGGACAGCTCGAAAAGGCACTCTCTGTCATAAAAGAAGACAGCTTGATGAGACATGAAGCGGCCTGGGAAGAAATTGACTTGATGGTGGAATTGGTCAGTGCCAACGCTCATGCCTTGAGCGGTAATCCTACTGCCATGGTAGATAAAAGAGCCTTTACCACACTGGAAGTTGCTCAGGAAGAATCACTGATGCCACCAGCTCGTGGACCAGCCATACCGGACGATAATTTTGACACTTTTGATGACTCTTCTGCTGTAAGAGTGATGGTAGTAGCCAAACAAGGCGTCTCGCAAAGCCGGGTACAGACCAATGCCACCGGTATAAAAGTACAAGTGATTGCCGCCACCGATAGAGAAGACGCCCTTGCCAGGGCCAGCAAACTGACACTGGATGCGGTGCTTATAGATATTGACGTATCTACCCCTGCTCCCAGTCTCAATCTAGCCCGCGATCTGCGCTCTATTGCTGGCTATGAGAGCCTGCCAGTGGCATTTTTATCAACATCAAAGCAACAACAATACATCGAGGATAGTACCCACGCCGGGGCATCTCTGATGGTGGCAAAGTCCCAGGCTGACAATAGTGCTGGCACCAGTCAAATTGCCGCCGATGTATTGAGCGAAGCCATCGAATATCTAGTGGGAGCTAGACAGGGCGGACGTCCTCGCATCTTGATTGTAGACAATGATCAAGACTTTGTCAGACTGGTATCATCTGTACTTGGTCAGGAAGGCATGCTCGTAAGAGTCTTGCCCGATACGGTAAATCTTTTGCCTGTAATGCAAGAATTTCACCCTGACTTACTTTTGCTCGACATCCATATGCCTACTGTGAGCGGCTATGATATCTGCAGGCTGGTGCGCAGCATGCCACAGTATCAGGATTTACCGATAATATTTTTGACTGCCCTGGTGGGTCTAGAGACAAGGCTCGCTGCCTTTGAGTCCGGTGGAGACGATTATCTACCAAAACCAGTGGCTAAAGTTGAGCTTTTAACCAGGGTCAAAGTAAGGCTGGAGCGCTCTCGTATGATGAAAGAGCGCTCAAACTGCGATGTCCTCAGTGGACTACTCATACGCCGGGCCTTTATGGAAGAACTGGCCAATATGGCCGAAGAAAGTGAACGTAACGGACTAATTTTTAGTCTTGCTCTCATAGATGTGGATCATTTCAAAAAAATCAATGACACCTATGGGCATTTGGCTGGAGACAGAGTGCTTGCCGGCTTTGGCAATCTGCTCAAACGGCGATTTAGGGTAGAAGATGTAAGAGGTCGCTGGGGCGGGGAAGAATTTATTGTAGGCTTCAGACATATTCCCCGCGATACCGCCAAAGGTGCTTTACAAAGAGCACTGGAAGAATTGAATAAAATGCAATTTGAAGGCGACCGCGGTGAAATTTTCAATATCAGTTTTTCGGCAGGTATTGTTTCCTTTCCTGACGACTGCAAAGATATCGACGAGCTATTGAGAATGGCTGACGAGAGACTTTATAAGGCAAAAGACGCTGGACGCAATTGCATCATTAACAGCTAA
- a CDS encoding SAM-dependent chlorinase/fluorinase → MSSFIHLVCDYASGDLAWAEIMAALSCKLHDDTRIHTTSVMPFDTVATGFIVAQLALSARELRPKNLLVFANCAPRKDKKDARPGNEGEGLLFATLKNGVQVVAVNSGYSLSFVRDQVQEVWSTNVEEAGSQFRSRDFFPLAVSKASRGDFSFRNKKLAVLDVVPEPPSSVIGYIDSFGNIKTTIRAGDPLVSELVAGTRLKVTIGSHMSTATVASGSFNIMEGDLAFAPGSSGHENRFWELFKRGGSAADEFDHPAPGSPIKIQTV, encoded by the coding sequence ATGAGTTCATTTATCCATTTAGTCTGCGACTATGCCTCCGGCGACCTTGCCTGGGCCGAAATAATGGCTGCACTTTCTTGCAAACTGCATGACGATACACGCATCCATACCACTTCGGTGATGCCCTTTGATACTGTGGCCACCGGCTTTATCGTCGCTCAGTTAGCCCTGTCGGCGCGCGAGCTTAGACCCAAAAACTTGCTGGTTTTTGCCAATTGTGCCCCGCGCAAAGACAAAAAAGATGCCAGACCGGGCAATGAAGGCGAAGGTCTATTATTTGCTACGCTCAAAAATGGTGTGCAAGTAGTGGCGGTCAATTCAGGTTATTCGTTATCTTTTGTACGCGACCAGGTGCAAGAAGTCTGGAGCACAAATGTAGAAGAAGCAGGCAGTCAGTTTCGCTCCCGTGATTTCTTCCCTCTGGCTGTATCTAAAGCATCGCGTGGCGATTTTAGCTTTAGAAACAAAAAACTAGCAGTACTCGATGTCGTACCGGAGCCTCCCAGCTCAGTAATAGGTTATATAGATAGCTTTGGTAATATCAAGACCACCATTCGCGCTGGCGATCCACTGGTAAGCGAGCTTGTCGCGGGCACACGCCTCAAGGTAACTATTGGCAGCCATATGAGCACAGCCACAGTGGCATCAGGCAGCTTTAACATCATGGAAGGCGACCTTGCTTTTGCCCCTGGTAGCTCTGGCCACGAAAACCGTTTTTGGGAATTGTTTAAACGCGGTGGCAGTGCCGCCGATGAGTTTGACCATCCGGCTCCAGGCTCGCCCATCAAGATCCAAACAGTGTAG
- a CDS encoding patatin-like phospholipase family protein has protein sequence MRRLIIAFLLIALGQVSPACAQEQQKTGIKIEAQAQSVPVKPKLAIAIGGGGLRSASAIGVLKALEDEGITIDIITGTSMGAVVGGLYAAGVTPIHIEEEFTQKKLMHAFLTIPLKLRVMVIPLFYTPRLIGIEPYDGLYRGKRFATYLNKQVPVTEHNIEDLKIPFGAVAVSLLDGKAKTIKSGNLGKALQASCAIPALRKPVKLGGDLFVDGGALVNLPVMQARELGGDIVVAINVDEKIENTDEQTYHKVGSVAHRVVEMHLNHIDKEQKRLADYVIEPEIGSVGMISTSAKDARACIDAGTKAGHSAAPAIRELLEKYGRN, from the coding sequence TTGAGACGGCTAATCATTGCCTTTTTGCTTATTGCCCTGGGGCAAGTCAGTCCGGCTTGTGCTCAGGAGCAACAAAAAACTGGCATCAAAATAGAAGCACAAGCACAGTCAGTGCCAGTAAAACCAAAACTGGCAATAGCTATCGGTGGCGGTGGACTACGCTCGGCCAGTGCCATCGGTGTGCTCAAAGCACTGGAAGACGAAGGCATCACTATCGATATCATCACCGGCACCAGTATGGGCGCGGTCGTGGGCGGGCTCTATGCAGCTGGTGTAACGCCAATCCACATCGAAGAAGAGTTTACTCAAAAGAAGCTGATGCACGCCTTTTTGACTATACCGCTCAAATTGAGAGTAATGGTTATCCCGCTCTTTTATACGCCACGATTAATTGGTATTGAGCCCTATGACGGTCTTTATCGAGGCAAACGTTTTGCTACTTATCTCAACAAACAAGTGCCAGTAACTGAGCACAATATCGAGGATCTTAAAATACCCTTTGGGGCAGTGGCTGTGAGCTTGCTTGATGGCAAAGCCAAGACAATCAAAAGCGGCAATCTGGGCAAAGCGCTGCAAGCTAGCTGTGCTATTCCGGCTCTGCGCAAGCCAGTTAAGTTAGGCGGGGATCTCTTTGTCGATGGCGGTGCGCTGGTCAATCTACCGGTTATGCAAGCACGAGAATTAGGTGGAGACATAGTTGTAGCAATAAATGTCGACGAAAAAATCGAAAACACCGATGAGCAGACTTATCACAAAGTAGGCAGTGTTGCTCACCGTGTCGTGGAAATGCATTTGAACCATATCGACAAAGAACAAAAACGCCTGGCCGATTATGTTATCGAGCCAGAAATAGGCAGCGTTGGCATGATCTCAACCAGTGCCAAAGACGCCAGAGCCTGTATAGATGCCGGGACAAAAGCCGGACACAGTGCCGCTCCAGCCATAAGAGAATTGCTTGAAAAATACGGTCGCAACTGA